cacacatttaaacacacatacacttacagAATTACTTATGCAGCCTGCACAGATTCACAGTAAGGAGTGAGGTCTATGTGTTTATgatgtaaaaaaaatcaaaccaaccaTGGCCCAGCTTATATTAACTGCAATGTTTTCTTGATTTACAAAGATTCATTGGATAATCATTGACTGTGACAGacttctttattaaatttaagcaataattattaagaaaataatggtaTCTTCTGAAGTgcaattacttttatttaatgtataaaatggtttaaaacaaaattactgaattagtttttattttagaagttttgtATCTGCCATGCATGCCATGACCTACCAACCCAAAAAGGGACGCACTCACTGTTGTAAATTCactaaaactggaaaattatttAGACAAGCTGGCTAAAAGTCCTCAATAttcaagacagaaaaatatattgaCAAGAATATACATTATTAATAAAGAACTAAAGATAAATTATCTTTATGAACATAAAATTTGTTTGAAAGAGCTCTTAGAGAAATCTATAAAGCTTCTTAACTTACAATGAATAATTGGTAAATATtcaacagtttatttttaatccttgaGAATAAATATTAGAAGCAAAATATGAACTTTGGCGATAATCGCAATTTATACCCATGAACAGCTCTTTCCCATGGCTTAAGCTCTGAAgttaaatgaacatatatacattttgtttatttacacaTAAAAGTGGGGGTGTCTCTTACACAGTTAAAGCAAGTGAACTAACTTAATTGgtgtaaaattgagaaaattggtTTGGCTAAATAGAAACTGGGTCACCACGTGACTTCTTGTACATCACATCCATAGGGAGCACAGTTTTCCTGAGAGAAGTTTCTTCACAGATTCTTTCACATCCTTGTTCCTTAAAGTGTAGATAACAGGATTTAAGGTGGGGGTCACCATGGTGTAGAAAAGGGAGATGAACTTGCCTTGGTCCTGGGCATAACTGCTACTCGGTTGCAGGTACATGTAAATTATGGTGCCATAAAAAATGATCGCCACCGtaaggtgggaggagcaggtgctGAAGGCTTTGTGTCTTGCCTCCACTGACCTGATCCTCAGCACTGCTTGAGTTATGAAGCCATAGGAGATAAGGATGGATGCGGGGGGAAGTAAGAGAAACAGGGCACtaacaacaaaaagaaccaaCTCATTGGTGGTGGTGTCCACACAAGCCAACTTGAGGAGAGCTGGTACTTCACAAATAAAATGATCCAGCCTGTGGTTGCCACAAAAAGGCGACTGCAAGGTAAAGGTAGCGTGGATCAGGGAATTGGCCAAGCCACTGAGCCAGGAGATGGTTGCCAGCTGCTGGCATAGCCGTGGGTTCATGATGACCACATAGTGGAGGGGTTTGCAGACGGCAACATAGCGATCCAAGGCCGTCACAGCCAGGAGGATACACTCGGTGGAGCCCAGTGCTAGGGAAATACAGAGTTGTACAACGCAACCACCATAAGTGATTGTTTTCTCTGGTCCTCGCAGGTTAACTAGGGTCTGAGGTGCAAGGCTAGTAGTGAAGCAGAGGTCCAGCAGGGAGAGGTtgctgaggaagaagtacataGGGGTTTGAAGAGGGGGACCCAGGtatgagatgatgatgatggtgaaatTTCCCACAAGGGTCAGGAggtagaagaaaaggacaaacacAAAGAGCACAGCCTCCAGGCAAGGGTGGTCTGAGAAGCCTAGAAGGACAAAACCCATCACAGAACTCTCATTGGCTTTTTCCATCCCTCTAGAAGGAACTGCACCTGCTGTAAGAGGAGTGAGACCAGATACATTTGAAACAGCTGACCTTAGAATCACAGAATGCATGAGCTGAAAGGATCACGGAGACTGACTTAACCAACCTATTACTATTTTATGCCTAAAGTGTTTTTGACTTGGAACATTAATCCGTGTTACTTCATTCCAGTCCACTGACTCTTCTTTAAATTCATAAATGCTTTCAACTTTGAAGTTATCTGGAAACTGACTATTAAAGTCACACAAAGCAGACATGTGTATGTACATCAAGAAATGTGTAATGACTTACTACTGAAATTATGTGCCTCTTAAAGTGAACAGCACCTCCATGGTTTTTAACGTTGACAGAAATCTGCATACAAAATACAGTATTCAGGTTTTATTGTAAgtacaaatggaaatggaaaatttctcaTCTTCCCCGAATATACAAATATTCTTAAACTCTTATCTCTGTGCACTGCCTCAACAGAGAAAGGTAAGGTAGTCATAAGTTTATCTagagagacaaaacaaaattgaatAGTTAGgtgataaataatttaaatttaaaaataaaactgaaaagtatgatctaagtaaataattttcaaataaattttgcaaaataaCAGATgagaaagattattttgaaatatgaagaCTCAATGACTGAACtgacaaaaaaatttataactataCTTTAATGCAACATTATTTAAACAAGCTGAAATTTCTTAATATTCAAGACAAAAATATACATGAGAGATTATATGTTATTAATAAAGAACTAAATACGTATTATGGTAACTTCGTAAGTATAAAATCTATCTGAAATAGTTCTTAGATAATCATTTAAAAGCTCCTTAACTTTCAacatgataaaaatgtaaaacagattatacacagaaatgaaaaagacttaCGTGAAAGGTGAAGAAAATATGAGGTCAGAATTCACTTGCCTTTATAAGGAGAAAGGTGACAAAGTTTGCCTAGAAAAAAGCATTTGGAGCCAAATTATAGAAATCATTGAGCAAGATAAAATACTTTGTTGTGCAGACAATGAAACGCCACctgatctttaaggatattaacacttttgtgCCTTTATAAAGatgacaagttgcagaatagaaaataacatttgttttgttagaggttttgcaggggcaccatgacctgacccacgtggacagctacaggaacaaagaattcctacagcaagaagtttgcaccaaccaaccacactccctcccctttttagtataaaaggagcctgaattctgacttgagaaagatggttctccaagatgTTAGTCTGCCATCCTGTCTGcctgctttctgaataaagtcgttactccttgccccagcacctagCCTCCTGATCTACTAGCCTGTTGCGCGgggagcagaatgagtttggactcagtagcAGGAAGATAAATGAAGACTAGGATTATACCATGCTTTGCTTTCAGAatgagaaaactagaaaactgTAAAAGGACAGGCTGTATTTCCCATTCTGATACATTTGTGCCCAACTTACAAAGACTCCCAATTCAAAACATGTTTCATGCCACCCTTCCCCCCATGCCTTTGGCCAGCGTTTTTCTTCCTGACAGATTGTAACATTTTAGTATCGGATTCAAGTAAGGGCATTGTATCCAGTGTGCTTATTTACTGAGCTAGatgtcctttcctcctttccaaagGAGGTATAGCGGGAATGGTTTTGAATGCCAGTTCATGCTGACTTTTTTAGAAATGTCTAATGCCTATTTGTCTCCTGAATTGAGAATTATTACACTAAACATGACAcagggataaaaaaaaatggggaaaaaataggtAATAATACAAGAAGTAGGCAGAAAGCAAGCTGAGATTTTCAACAAAGACATAAATCAACAATTAAGAAAGAGGTTTGAAGCTGGACCAAATTGTGTGAGAAATTTAAAAGTGGGACTCTCcttgtgttttcttaaaataacaattaaGTTATTGTGTgagtgaaagaaataataaagattgtgAAGTACTATGTAGTTGAGATTGTGAAGGAGTTTGAAATCGAGGCTAAGAGTCTAGAAATATTGATGCTTTCGAATAAAGgctgttttaaaatgtctaactGTGTAGAACTGATGGgtagaaaaaaggaggaggagaagggggacaGGGAATAGGAGGAcgaatgaagaagaagaaaaggtaaatgaTAGGCAAATACAAAAATTGAGAAATGAGGTAGTGAGTGTCATGATCTCTAATTCTCATTTAAACTAAGCAGGAACCAGCCAACGGGATGAAGACCACAAGCAAAGAACTCAAGGTCCTTATTCTGCTGGTCCATGTCCTCCCTaacccctgcctccacccctaGAAGCCTGATGTCTTGTCCCACCATGCTGAGCAGTTTGCAGTCTCCTAACTGCCCTTTCACTTAGACTTTTTCTTATACTGATCCCTCTACAAGGATATTCTCTCCAGCACCCATCACCTGGAAATCATCTACACAATCTTCAAAACTCAGTAC
The sequence above is a segment of the Camelus ferus isolate YT-003-E chromosome 3, BCGSAC_Cfer_1.0, whole genome shotgun sequence genome. Coding sequences within it:
- the LOC102521370 gene encoding olfactory receptor 2G3; translated protein: MEKANESSVMGFVLLGFSDHPCLEAVLFVFVLFFYLLTLVGNFTIIIISYLGPPLQTPMYFFLSNLSLLDLCFTTSLAPQTLVNLRGPEKTITYGGCVVQLCISLALGSTECILLAVTALDRYVAVCKPLHYVVIMNPRLCQQLATISWLSGLANSLIHATFTLQSPFCGNHRLDHFICEVPALLKLACVDTTTNELVLFVVSALFLLLPPASILISYGFITQAVLRIRSVEARHKAFSTCSSHLTVAIIFYGTIIYMYLQPSSSYAQDQGKFISLFYTMVTPTLNPVIYTLRNKDVKESVKKLLSGKLCSLWM